A genomic region of Thermoflexus sp. contains the following coding sequences:
- a CDS encoding DnaJ family domain-containing protein, giving the protein MVYWGEWLEQKILEAMRQGAFEHLSGKGKPLPVEENPYLEPGLAIAYHILRQNDARPEWIEADLAIRRGIELARQDLQRTMQWREEALRALEGKTDPRSRAEREWVEAEWDRALRAFARRIAELNEQVFLFNLKVPIYWLQRFKFDLREELQALGVPEADITRLRQGDPTNGGGSSPLETSAFRLGYADF; this is encoded by the coding sequence ATGGTCTATTGGGGCGAATGGCTGGAGCAGAAGATCCTGGAGGCGATGCGCCAGGGGGCGTTCGAACATCTTTCGGGCAAAGGGAAGCCGCTGCCGGTGGAGGAGAATCCCTACCTGGAGCCAGGCCTGGCCATTGCTTATCATATCCTCCGCCAGAACGACGCCCGCCCCGAGTGGATTGAGGCGGATCTGGCGATCCGACGGGGGATTGAGCTCGCCCGCCAGGATTTGCAGCGGACGATGCAGTGGCGGGAGGAAGCGTTGCGAGCTCTGGAAGGGAAAACCGATCCTCGAAGCCGGGCGGAGCGGGAATGGGTGGAGGCGGAGTGGGATCGAGCCCTACGGGCCTTCGCCCGTCGGATCGCCGAGCTCAACGAACAGGTCTTTCTCTTTAACCTGAAAGTGCCCATCTACTGGCTCCAGCGGTTCAAGTTCGATCTCCGGGAGGAACTCCAGGCGCTGGGTGTGCCCGAAGCAGATATCACACGCCTGAGGCAGGGAGATCCCACGAACGGAGGCGGCTCTTCCCCTCTCGAAACCTCAGCCTTCCGTTTAGGATATGCTGATTTCTGA
- a CDS encoding NAD(P)/FAD-dependent oxidoreductase, producing MASTSSLGNAEPVDLTIVGAGPTGLFGAFYAGLRGLSVRIIDALPQPGGQLAVLYPEKFIYDVPGHPKIMAKDLVRLLVEQASTFNPIFCLGERALSLRREDALWVVETDKSVYSSRAVLIAAGIGAFQPNRLGKPEIDQYEGRGLYYVVTERRPFRNKRLLIVGGGDTAVDWALNLRDFAAHITLIHRRDQFRAHPGSVAELMRSNIDIRLFHELKAIRPGPDGSVREAVIFNNQTGEETVIPVDAIIMSLGFKADLGPIKSWGLETVGNRYIKVNARMETNLPGVYAAGDITAPEGVEPLNLIVIGFAQAATAVNYAATYINPQAKVFPGHSSEMRLR from the coding sequence ATGGCTTCCACCTCCAGCCTTGGGAATGCCGAGCCCGTGGATCTGACAATCGTTGGAGCAGGGCCTACGGGTTTGTTCGGCGCCTTTTACGCTGGCCTGCGCGGGCTCAGCGTCCGGATCATCGATGCGCTCCCCCAGCCCGGAGGGCAGCTGGCTGTCCTTTACCCGGAGAAGTTCATCTACGATGTCCCGGGCCATCCCAAGATCATGGCGAAAGATCTCGTGCGCCTTCTGGTCGAGCAGGCTTCCACTTTCAATCCGATCTTCTGCCTGGGGGAGCGTGCCCTCTCATTGCGACGGGAAGATGCGCTGTGGGTGGTGGAGACCGACAAATCGGTTTATTCATCGCGGGCTGTCCTGATCGCAGCGGGGATCGGGGCCTTCCAGCCGAACCGCTTGGGGAAGCCGGAGATCGACCAGTATGAAGGGCGGGGGCTTTATTATGTGGTAACCGAGCGGCGGCCCTTCCGCAACAAGCGGTTGCTCATCGTGGGCGGAGGCGATACGGCGGTGGACTGGGCGCTGAACCTCCGGGATTTCGCCGCGCATATCACATTGATCCACCGCCGCGACCAGTTCCGCGCCCATCCGGGTAGCGTCGCCGAGCTGATGCGGTCGAACATCGATATCCGCCTTTTCCATGAATTGAAAGCAATCCGCCCCGGGCCAGATGGATCCGTCCGCGAGGCGGTGATCTTCAACAACCAGACAGGGGAGGAGACCGTCATCCCGGTGGACGCGATCATCATGAGCCTGGGGTTCAAGGCGGATTTGGGGCCGATCAAGAGCTGGGGCCTGGAGACGGTGGGCAACCGGTATATCAAAGTGAACGCGCGGATGGAAACCAATTTACCGGGGGTCTACGCAGCCGGAGACATCACTGCGCCGGAAGGCGTAGAGCCCCTGAACCTCATTGTGATCGGCTTCGCTCAGGCGGCAACCGCGGTGAACTACGCAGCTACCTATATCAACCCGCAAGCGAAGGTCTTTCCTGGACATTCCAGCGAGATGCGGCTCCGGTGA
- a CDS encoding GAF domain-containing protein, which produces MAAEIEGLLQRLQTTGERLAGLPPETPISECLRRIGEEALRLLALEEAATAILFSYSPEQRGLDPSSRIAVGEIEGWTAPDWPRPDGMAARALARGRRILSWEEPDMPIHPAKQAAGARMVGCWPLLAAGEPVGVLYLSCQQERSFTALELEAMELFTRVAALLLRRAQVMERLQQNLHRVTRELDELRRMDHLLSARADPQEILEAILRIALELTGARFGTLRLVDRQRQRLVLGALIGRPLLPNIAPELELDETSIVGWVAVHRRSLRIDDLHASPWASIYRPWLAGYEIRSELAVPLIGAGGEVEGVLNLESPDPGAFTEGDQRLLEMLAARAVIALQEMRLLRGMQEITGQLLHGGREALFARAVALACELIQASDGAIWLIPPAGPPHLAFATHPAMAGTAGLVEAVSRSRRPLSFESGGWALAVPMLQPDGTVCGVFVVHSSQPRTFTERDQRLLIILANHAALAVQLTEHVQALQAARERQAITEAFAAVGDIAANLLHRLTNHIGLIPVRLEGLQEKRPDLFQDPYLASVFQEIESRARAALDAVREAMVYLRPMAPRPIALLPCLEMALRDLRIPPGIRLEIVGMEDLPPVMAGEPQLALVFFNLLENAVEALGENGWIRVEGVAGPDAVHFTVRDNGPGIPPELQERIFELDFSTKRSPKKLGFGLWWVKMLIQRFGGEIRVESTPGQGTAFHVRLPRAPDR; this is translated from the coding sequence ATGGCGGCAGAGATCGAAGGGCTCCTCCAGCGTCTCCAAACAACGGGGGAGCGGCTGGCGGGCCTCCCTCCCGAGACTCCCATCTCTGAGTGTCTGCGACGCATCGGGGAAGAGGCACTCCGGTTGCTGGCTCTCGAAGAGGCGGCCACCGCCATCCTTTTTTCCTATAGTCCAGAACAGCGCGGCTTGGATCCGTCCTCCCGGATCGCCGTGGGGGAGATCGAAGGATGGACAGCCCCGGACTGGCCGCGACCGGACGGGATGGCCGCCCGGGCCCTGGCTCGGGGCCGGCGGATCCTCTCCTGGGAAGAGCCCGACATGCCGATCCATCCGGCTAAGCAGGCGGCAGGGGCCCGAATGGTCGGATGCTGGCCGCTGCTTGCCGCTGGGGAACCGGTCGGGGTGCTCTATCTCTCCTGCCAGCAGGAACGATCCTTCACGGCTCTCGAGCTGGAGGCCATGGAGCTCTTCACCCGCGTGGCTGCTCTGCTGCTCCGGCGCGCCCAGGTTATGGAACGGCTTCAGCAGAACCTTCACCGGGTGACCCGGGAGCTGGATGAGCTGCGTCGAATGGACCATCTTTTGAGCGCCCGGGCCGATCCCCAGGAGATCCTGGAAGCGATCCTGCGGATCGCCCTGGAGCTGACCGGGGCCCGCTTCGGCACGCTCCGGCTGGTGGATCGACAGCGCCAGCGTCTGGTGCTGGGGGCGCTGATCGGCCGCCCGCTCCTCCCCAACATCGCCCCTGAGCTGGAGCTGGACGAGACCAGCATTGTGGGATGGGTGGCGGTGCACCGCCGCTCGCTGCGCATCGATGACCTCCACGCCTCCCCGTGGGCTTCGATCTATCGGCCCTGGCTGGCCGGCTACGAGATCCGATCGGAGCTCGCTGTGCCGTTGATCGGCGCCGGCGGAGAGGTGGAAGGCGTGCTGAATCTGGAGAGCCCTGATCCGGGCGCGTTCACAGAAGGAGACCAGCGGTTGCTGGAGATGCTGGCCGCCCGCGCGGTGATCGCGCTCCAGGAAATGCGATTGCTGCGGGGCATGCAGGAGATCACCGGTCAGCTCCTCCACGGCGGCCGGGAGGCGCTCTTCGCCCGAGCGGTCGCGCTGGCCTGCGAGCTGATCCAGGCCTCTGATGGGGCGATCTGGCTGATCCCGCCTGCGGGGCCCCCGCATCTGGCCTTCGCCACTCACCCCGCAATGGCCGGAACCGCCGGGCTGGTGGAAGCGGTGAGCCGATCCCGCCGGCCTCTCTCCTTCGAGTCCGGCGGATGGGCCCTGGCGGTCCCCATGCTGCAACCGGATGGAACCGTCTGCGGCGTCTTCGTCGTTCACTCCTCCCAACCCCGCACTTTCACAGAGCGGGATCAGCGCTTGTTGATCATCCTGGCCAACCATGCCGCCCTGGCCGTGCAGCTGACGGAGCACGTCCAGGCCCTCCAAGCGGCCCGCGAACGCCAGGCGATCACCGAGGCCTTCGCCGCGGTGGGCGACATCGCCGCCAACCTGCTTCACCGCCTGACCAACCACATCGGCCTGATCCCGGTACGCCTGGAAGGACTCCAGGAGAAGCGACCAGATCTCTTCCAGGACCCTTATCTGGCTTCGGTGTTCCAGGAGATCGAGAGCCGCGCCCGGGCCGCCCTGGACGCCGTCCGGGAGGCAATGGTGTACCTGCGGCCCATGGCGCCCCGCCCGATCGCCCTGCTCCCCTGCTTGGAGATGGCGCTGCGGGACCTTCGGATCCCGCCCGGCATTCGCCTGGAGATCGTGGGCATGGAGGATCTACCGCCGGTGATGGCGGGGGAGCCGCAACTGGCCCTGGTGTTCTTCAACCTCCTGGAGAACGCGGTGGAGGCGCTGGGGGAAAACGGGTGGATCCGGGTGGAGGGCGTCGCCGGGCCCGATGCGGTGCACTTCACCGTGCGGGACAACGGGCCGGGGATCCCCCCGGAGCTCCAGGAGCGGATCTTCGAACTGGATTTCTCCACCAAGCGATCGCCCAAGAAGCTGGGCTTCGGTTTATGGTGGGTGAAGATGCTGATCCAGCGGTTCGGCGGCGAGATCCGCGTGGAGAGCACTCCCGGACAGGGCACCGCCTTCCACGTGCGATTGCCCCGCGCTCCGGACCGCTGA
- a CDS encoding response regulator, with protein sequence MGVSFPAAFPIGKRVLIVDDDAAWRKLLEEVFEDLGLTVDSVADARTAIAMLRERTYAMAVVDVSLDPEDHRNRGGFQVLDALANHEPPIPAIALTGYATVEMAVEALTRHRAADFLRKETFQRRAFVEVVARLLQQERVSPGRALSTPPPFRPQASPTGPRVLVVEDDPGWQDLYQELLAELGLSCETAPSYAEALAWLERESFAMLIVDLQLASSMNPFGNRDGLRLLQVARRRGLPTIAVSATASVDEVEMAYQSLGVFAFFDKAAFNRRTFLQFVQQAMSSRPTSPTPRPARSLSPEDQAALASLTPREREVLRWMAHGLTNREIAERLVVSPNTVKKQVDSILSKLGVHTRAAAVRKAILGGLLEDPTDDPRAPLP encoded by the coding sequence ATGGGTGTATCCTTCCCAGCGGCTTTTCCGATCGGGAAACGGGTGCTGATCGTGGATGACGACGCAGCCTGGCGGAAGCTGCTCGAGGAGGTGTTCGAGGATCTGGGCCTTACGGTAGATAGCGTCGCGGACGCACGAACAGCTATCGCGATGCTGCGCGAACGAACTTACGCCATGGCGGTCGTGGATGTCTCCCTGGATCCTGAGGACCATCGCAACCGGGGCGGCTTTCAGGTGCTGGATGCACTGGCGAACCATGAGCCGCCCATCCCTGCCATCGCGCTAACGGGCTACGCGACGGTAGAAATGGCGGTGGAGGCCTTGACCCGCCATCGGGCTGCGGATTTCCTGCGGAAGGAAACGTTCCAGCGCCGGGCCTTTGTGGAGGTCGTCGCCCGCCTGCTCCAGCAGGAGCGGGTCTCGCCCGGCCGCGCCCTGTCGACCCCCCCTCCCTTCCGTCCGCAAGCCTCCCCGACAGGGCCCCGGGTGCTGGTGGTGGAGGATGACCCGGGCTGGCAGGACCTCTATCAGGAGCTCCTCGCAGAGCTGGGCCTCTCATGCGAGACGGCACCTTCCTATGCGGAGGCGCTGGCCTGGCTCGAGCGGGAGAGCTTCGCGATGCTGATCGTCGATCTGCAACTGGCCAGCTCCATGAACCCCTTCGGGAATCGAGATGGCCTCCGCTTGCTGCAGGTCGCCCGGCGGCGCGGGCTTCCGACGATTGCGGTGAGCGCCACGGCCTCGGTGGATGAGGTGGAAATGGCCTATCAGAGCCTGGGGGTTTTCGCTTTCTTTGATAAGGCGGCGTTCAACCGGCGCACCTTTCTTCAGTTTGTCCAGCAGGCCATGAGCAGCCGGCCGACCTCCCCGACGCCCCGTCCGGCAAGGAGCCTCTCACCGGAAGACCAAGCCGCCCTGGCCTCTCTGACACCCCGGGAGCGAGAGGTGCTGCGCTGGATGGCCCACGGGCTGACCAACCGGGAGATCGCGGAGCGGCTGGTGGTCTCGCCGAATACTGTGAAGAAGCAGGTCGATAGCATCCTGAGCAAACTGGGCGTCCACACCCGTGCCGCCGCGGTGCGCAAGGCCATCCTGGGTGGATTACTGGAAGATCCCACGGACGATCCTCGGGCCCCGCTCCCGTGA
- the pheS gene encoding phenylalanine--tRNA ligase subunit alpha, with protein sequence MITSDELERLQEEALRALEALDTEEALRAWYAGYLGRRSRLMETFAMLGTLPKDQRPIIGRKANEVKEALEAAYAARLEAIRQAALRRELEAPPLDVTLPGRPVRAGRLHPATRTLREIIAIFAEMGFQIFTSRDVETDEYNFQLLNIPPHHPARDMWSTFYTDREGVILRTHTSPGQIHAMRAFCPEPVRVILPGMCYRYEQITARSEIMFHQVEGLAVGERVTMSDLKGTLADFARRMFGPERRIRFRPSYFPFTEPSVEVDIDCILCEGRGCRVCKFTGWLEIAGAGMVHPVVLENGGYDPRRFTGFAFGMGPQRITMLKHRIDDIRYFWANDLRFLEQFG encoded by the coding sequence ATGATCACCTCGGATGAGCTGGAGCGCTTACAGGAGGAGGCGCTGCGGGCCCTGGAGGCGCTGGATACTGAGGAGGCGCTCCGGGCCTGGTATGCCGGTTATCTGGGGCGGCGAAGCCGGCTGATGGAGACGTTCGCTATGCTGGGGACATTGCCGAAAGACCAGCGGCCGATCATCGGGCGCAAGGCCAACGAGGTGAAAGAAGCCCTCGAGGCAGCCTACGCGGCCCGCCTGGAAGCGATCCGCCAGGCGGCGCTGCGCCGGGAGCTGGAGGCCCCACCCCTGGATGTCACCCTGCCCGGCCGACCGGTCCGCGCCGGCCGGCTTCACCCGGCCACCCGGACCCTGCGGGAGATCATCGCTATTTTCGCTGAGATGGGCTTCCAGATCTTCACCAGCCGGGATGTGGAGACCGACGAATACAATTTCCAGCTGCTCAACATCCCACCTCATCACCCGGCCCGGGATATGTGGAGCACCTTCTACACGGACCGGGAGGGGGTGATCCTGCGCACCCACACCTCGCCGGGCCAGATCCACGCCATGCGGGCCTTCTGCCCGGAGCCGGTGCGGGTGATCCTGCCCGGGATGTGCTACCGCTACGAGCAGATCACCGCTCGCTCCGAGATCATGTTCCACCAGGTCGAAGGGCTGGCGGTCGGCGAGCGGGTGACCATGAGCGATCTGAAGGGCACCCTGGCGGATTTCGCCCGCCGGATGTTCGGGCCGGAGCGCCGGATCCGTTTCCGCCCCTCTTATTTCCCCTTCACGGAGCCCAGCGTGGAGGTGGACATCGATTGCATCCTGTGCGAGGGGCGCGGCTGTCGGGTATGCAAGTTCACGGGGTGGCTGGAGATCGCCGGGGCCGGGATGGTGCACCCGGTCGTGCTGGAGAACGGGGGATACGATCCCCGGCGCTTCACCGGCTTCGCCTTCGGCATGGGGCCGCAGCGCATCACCATGTTGAAACATCGCATCGATGACATTCGATATTTTTGGGCCAACGATCTGCGTTTCCTGGAGCAATTCGGATGA
- a CDS encoding nucleotidyltransferase domain-containing protein, whose protein sequence is MKIYRVSPEEKEQIARLLATALAGEPDVVFAYLHGSFMEADTFRDIDVAVFLDPLPMVLWRREGKLADRLEKALHRAGFKFPVDVQTLNRAPPAFRAAAIRTRRILFCRDEDRRSDFEAAT, encoded by the coding sequence ATGAAGATCTATCGGGTTTCCCCGGAGGAAAAAGAACAGATCGCCAGGCTACTGGCCACGGCCCTGGCCGGGGAGCCTGATGTGGTCTTCGCTTACCTTCATGGGTCCTTCATGGAGGCGGATACCTTTCGGGACATCGACGTGGCGGTCTTCCTGGATCCGCTGCCGATGGTGCTCTGGCGCCGCGAGGGCAAGCTGGCGGACCGGCTGGAAAAGGCCCTGCATCGGGCGGGCTTCAAGTTCCCTGTAGATGTCCAGACGCTGAATCGGGCACCGCCTGCCTTCCGCGCTGCAGCCATCCGAACCCGGCGGATCCTGTTCTGCCGGGATGAGGATCGGCGGTCCGATTTCGAAGCGGCCACGTAG
- the hepT gene encoding type VII toxin-antitoxin system HepT family RNase toxin: MIRYRSDRLRPLISALLESRDRLTSLAPMSLEEFIGDPGSARYDLIVSAEAMVDIAHHPIAQNRWRTPETYGEAVQILEEHQVISNELAERLQGLIRLRNRLVHRDWETDDRAAFEAIPEALRDIEGFIRAIGAFTGLSSEA; this comes from the coding sequence ATGATCCGCTACCGAAGTGACCGATTGCGCCCGTTAATCTCCGCGCTCCTGGAAAGCCGGGATCGCCTTACCTCGCTGGCTCCGATGAGCTTGGAGGAGTTCATCGGAGACCCTGGAAGCGCCCGTTATGATCTGATCGTGAGCGCTGAGGCCATGGTCGATATCGCCCATCATCCGATCGCTCAAAACCGGTGGCGAACTCCAGAAACCTATGGTGAGGCCGTTCAGATCCTGGAGGAGCATCAAGTCATCTCGAATGAGCTCGCCGAACGTTTGCAGGGGCTGATCCGTCTTCGAAATCGCCTGGTCCATCGCGATTGGGAAACAGATGACCGGGCGGCCTTTGAGGCGATTCCAGAAGCCCTGCGGGACATCGAGGGGTTCATCCGCGCGATTGGAGCTTTCACCGGGCTTTCTTCCGAGGCCTGA
- the pheT gene encoding phenylalanine--tRNA ligase subunit beta codes for MRVPLRWLQEYVKVDLTPEELAERLTMAGLEVTAIERFGIPGAPLEWDRERIVVGQILRVERHPNADRLLLATVDYGRGEPKVVVTGAPNLFPFLERPPERPLKVAFALEGATLYDGHQPGWVKMTLQGRAIRGIYSDAMVCSEKELGISEDHEGIILLDPEAPVGMPLADYMGDAVLDIDLTPNLAHAFSMIGIAREVAALTGRRLRYPSTAVKALGPAVRRLMGIRIEDSHGCPRYSAMVIQDVQVGPSPYWMQWRLRLCGLRPINNIVDITNYVMLEWGQPLHAFDYDRLVERARGRPPTIIVRRARPGERIRTLDGVDRTLDPEDLLICDEAGPIAIAGVMGGAETEVTEATRAVLLESANFDFVSIRRTAARHRLPSEASARFGRGIHPALTVPAAQRAAAFMQRLARGLVARGIADAYVRKARRVVIPLSVEAVERILGFSIPPRQIERILRSLEFQMEPMASPRRRGRRPSPPTAWRVTVPDHRLDCSRPEDLVEEIARIWGYDRIPETRLRDPLPPQRGNPAWAFEERVRDILVACGLQEVITYSLIHPEDEARLTPPDVANPYTALEYLRLINPISEERTVLRHTLLPGLLRTLAANLRFRERVALFEVGKVFLPVPGAALPEEPRRVGLALTGPRDPASWLRMDRAPMDFFDLKGIVETLLERLHIPEVVFERAEHPTLHPGRGAEVMAGGRPIGILGELHPLVRRRWELPDQPVLVAELDLEAMQALTPLAHAFEAVPRVPPVVEDLAFIVPESVPAAALAAVLREAGAPLVREVRLFDVYQGAPIPPYHRSLAFTVVYQAEDRTLTDREVAALRERLIRAAAERLGAIVRQREE; via the coding sequence ATGCGGGTTCCGTTGCGCTGGCTGCAGGAATACGTGAAAGTGGATCTCACGCCGGAGGAGCTGGCGGAACGGTTGACCATGGCCGGCCTGGAGGTGACCGCCATCGAGCGGTTCGGGATCCCCGGCGCCCCCCTAGAATGGGATCGGGAGCGGATCGTCGTGGGCCAGATCCTTCGGGTGGAGCGCCATCCGAACGCCGACCGCCTGCTCCTGGCCACCGTGGATTACGGCCGGGGGGAGCCGAAGGTGGTGGTCACCGGCGCTCCGAACCTCTTCCCCTTCCTGGAGCGTCCCCCTGAGCGGCCGCTGAAGGTGGCCTTCGCCCTGGAGGGGGCGACGCTTTACGATGGCCATCAGCCCGGCTGGGTGAAGATGACCCTTCAGGGCCGGGCGATCCGAGGGATTTACTCGGATGCAATGGTGTGCTCAGAGAAGGAACTGGGGATCTCGGAGGACCACGAGGGGATCATCCTGCTGGACCCGGAGGCGCCGGTGGGGATGCCTCTGGCGGATTACATGGGCGACGCCGTGCTGGACATCGATCTCACTCCCAACCTGGCTCACGCCTTCTCGATGATCGGGATCGCCCGTGAGGTGGCTGCCCTCACCGGCCGACGCCTCCGATATCCCTCCACCGCGGTGAAGGCCCTGGGCCCAGCCGTCCGCCGCCTAATGGGGATCCGAATTGAGGACTCCCATGGCTGTCCGCGCTATTCCGCGATGGTGATCCAGGACGTCCAGGTCGGCCCTTCCCCTTACTGGATGCAATGGCGTCTGCGGCTGTGTGGGCTCCGCCCGATCAATAACATCGTGGATATCACCAACTATGTGATGCTGGAATGGGGCCAGCCGCTCCACGCCTTCGATTACGACCGGCTGGTGGAGCGCGCCCGCGGCCGCCCGCCCACGATCATCGTCCGCCGCGCCCGACCCGGTGAGCGCATCCGCACTCTGGATGGGGTGGATCGAACGCTGGATCCCGAGGATCTGCTGATCTGCGATGAGGCCGGGCCCATCGCGATCGCCGGCGTGATGGGCGGGGCCGAGACGGAGGTCACGGAAGCCACCCGGGCTGTCCTTCTGGAATCGGCGAACTTCGATTTCGTCTCCATCCGCCGCACCGCCGCCCGCCACCGGCTGCCCAGCGAGGCCAGCGCCCGCTTCGGCCGGGGAATCCACCCGGCCCTCACCGTGCCGGCCGCTCAGCGGGCCGCCGCCTTCATGCAGCGGCTGGCGAGGGGCCTCGTGGCCCGAGGGATCGCCGATGCCTATGTGCGGAAAGCCCGACGGGTGGTGATCCCGCTCTCCGTCGAAGCGGTGGAGCGGATCCTGGGCTTCTCGATCCCACCCCGACAGATCGAGCGGATCCTTCGCTCCCTGGAATTCCAGATGGAACCGATGGCATCCCCCCGCCGCCGGGGCCGCCGCCCATCGCCGCCGACGGCCTGGCGGGTGACCGTGCCGGATCACCGGCTGGATTGCAGCCGGCCGGAGGACCTCGTCGAGGAGATCGCCCGGATCTGGGGCTACGATCGGATCCCGGAGACCCGTCTGCGGGATCCCCTGCCGCCCCAGCGAGGAAACCCCGCCTGGGCCTTCGAGGAGCGGGTGCGGGACATCCTGGTCGCCTGCGGGCTCCAGGAGGTGATCACCTATTCCCTGATCCATCCCGAGGATGAAGCCCGCCTGACCCCACCTGACGTTGCCAACCCTTACACCGCTCTGGAATATCTCCGCCTAATCAACCCGATCAGCGAGGAGCGCACGGTACTCCGCCACACCCTGCTGCCGGGCCTGTTGCGCACCCTGGCTGCCAACCTGCGGTTCCGGGAGCGGGTGGCTCTCTTCGAGGTGGGGAAAGTCTTCCTCCCGGTCCCAGGCGCTGCGCTACCGGAGGAGCCGCGGCGCGTAGGCCTGGCCCTCACCGGCCCTCGGGATCCGGCTTCGTGGCTGAGGATGGATCGGGCGCCGATGGATTTCTTCGACCTGAAGGGGATTGTGGAGACCCTGCTGGAGCGGCTTCACATCCCGGAGGTCGTGTTCGAGCGCGCGGAACATCCGACGCTCCATCCGGGCCGCGGAGCCGAAGTGATGGCAGGGGGGCGCCCCATCGGGATCCTGGGGGAATTGCATCCGCTGGTGCGTCGAAGGTGGGAGCTGCCCGATCAACCGGTGCTGGTGGCGGAATTGGATCTGGAGGCCATGCAGGCCCTGACGCCGCTGGCTCACGCCTTTGAAGCGGTGCCCCGGGTGCCCCCTGTGGTCGAGGATCTCGCTTTCATCGTTCCAGAGAGCGTGCCGGCGGCCGCCCTGGCTGCCGTGCTCCGGGAGGCCGGCGCTCCCCTGGTGCGCGAGGTGCGCCTCTTCGATGTCTATCAGGGCGCTCCCATCCCGCCCTACCACCGGAGCCTGGCGTTCACTGTGGTCTATCAGGCCGAGGACCGCACCCTCACGGATCGCGAAGTCGCCGCGTTGCGGGAACGGCTGATCCGTGCGGCGGCGGAGCGACTGGGGGCGATTGTTCGGCAACGAGAGGAGTGA
- a CDS encoding iron-sulfur cluster assembly accessory protein, with the protein MAEELMQEERVQVEAPVVALTEEAARKLQQIMAEKKLEGYFLRVFVAGGGCAGLQYGMGFEAQPEAEDYQTESHGIRILVDPISAMYLWGSTIDYVDALMGGGFQIHNPNAIATCGCGHSFRTQGGAAPSGGGCSCH; encoded by the coding sequence ATGGCCGAAGAGCTCATGCAGGAAGAGAGGGTCCAGGTGGAAGCCCCGGTGGTGGCCCTGACGGAGGAGGCAGCCCGGAAGCTGCAACAGATCATGGCCGAGAAAAAGCTGGAAGGGTATTTCCTCCGGGTGTTTGTCGCCGGCGGGGGATGCGCGGGCCTTCAGTATGGAATGGGGTTCGAAGCCCAGCCGGAGGCGGAGGATTATCAAACCGAAAGCCACGGGATCCGTATTCTGGTGGACCCCATCAGCGCGATGTATCTGTGGGGCTCCACGATCGACTATGTGGATGCCCTGATGGGGGGCGGCTTCCAGATCCACAATCCCAATGCGATCGCGACCTGTGGATGCGGCCACTCCTTCCGCACCCAGGGCGGCGCTGCGCCCTCCGGTGGGGGATGCAGTTGCCATTGA